One Saccharopolyspora erythraea NRRL 2338 genomic region harbors:
- a CDS encoding alpha-ketoacid dehydrogenase subunit beta produces MTYRQALHDTLREEMLRDEDVLLIGEEIGVFEGSYKITAGLLKEFGEKRVRDTPIAEEGFVGAAIGAAMLGLRPVVELMTINFSLIALDQIVNHAAKIYGMFGGQTSVPMVMRTPGGGGQQLGATHSQNIELYYAFVPGLKVVAPSTPADAKALLLASIRDNDPVLFLENLSLYNTKGEVPDEVEPAEIGKAKVTREGSDITIIGYSRMAMVAQQVADKLHADEGIDAEVVDLRSLRPLDRDTLVESVRKTGCAVIAEDDWLTYGIGAEIAASISDGAFDYLDAPVRRVAAAEVPLPYAKPLERAALPSAESLTTAVHQTLDAVGRRR; encoded by the coding sequence ATGACCTATCGCCAAGCGCTGCACGACACGCTTCGCGAAGAGATGCTGCGCGATGAGGACGTCTTGCTCATCGGCGAGGAAATCGGAGTCTTCGAGGGCTCCTACAAGATCACCGCCGGGCTGCTCAAGGAGTTCGGCGAGAAGCGGGTGCGCGACACCCCGATCGCCGAGGAGGGCTTCGTCGGCGCCGCCATCGGCGCGGCCATGCTCGGGCTGCGCCCGGTCGTGGAGCTCATGACGATCAACTTCTCGCTGATCGCGCTGGACCAGATCGTCAACCACGCGGCCAAGATCTACGGCATGTTCGGCGGGCAGACCAGCGTGCCGATGGTCATGCGCACCCCCGGTGGCGGCGGGCAGCAGCTCGGCGCCACGCACTCGCAGAACATCGAGCTGTACTACGCCTTCGTGCCGGGCCTGAAGGTCGTCGCGCCGAGCACGCCCGCCGACGCCAAGGCGCTGCTGCTGGCCTCCATCCGCGACAACGACCCGGTGCTGTTCCTGGAGAACCTCTCGCTCTACAACACCAAGGGCGAGGTTCCCGACGAGGTCGAGCCCGCCGAGATCGGCAAGGCGAAGGTGACCCGCGAGGGCAGCGACATCACCATCATCGGCTACTCGCGGATGGCGATGGTCGCCCAGCAGGTCGCCGACAAGCTGCACGCCGACGAGGGCATCGACGCCGAGGTCGTCGACCTGCGCAGCCTGCGCCCGCTGGACCGCGACACGCTCGTGGAGTCGGTGCGCAAGACCGGCTGCGCGGTGATCGCCGAGGACGACTGGCTGACCTACGGCATCGGCGCCGAGATCGCGGCCTCGATCTCCGACGGCGCGTTCGACTACCTCGACGCCCCGGTGCGCCGGGTCGCCGCCGCCGAGGTGCCGCTGCCCTACGCCAAGCCGCTGGAGCGCGCCGCGCTGCCGTCGGCGGAGTCCCTGACCACAGCGGTCCACCAGACGCTGGACGCGGTCGGCCGCCGCCGCTGA
- a CDS encoding aspartate aminotransferase family protein: MTATENPAATRTLGDRARDHLWLHFAQHAGYADREIPVITRGEGAYVYDERGKRYLDGLAGLFAVQVGHGREELALAAAEQTRKLAYFPLWSHAHPSAIELAERIAAQAPGELNRVFFTGGGGEAVETAWKLAKQYFKKTGKPTKHKVISRSLAYHGTSQGALSITGIPGAKQDFEPLVPSAIKVPNTNFYRAPEHAGDYEAFGRWAADQVALAIEMEGPDTVAAVFLEPLQNTGGCFPPPPGYWQRVREICDAYDVLLVSDEVICAFGRLGHDFGANRYGYQPDIITTAKGLTSGYAPLGAMIADERLMRPFLSGGSSFAHGSTYGGHPVSCAVAMANLDVMESEDLYGRVLSNEANFRATLEKLLDLPIVGDVRGQGYFYGIELVKDKATKATFTPDDAERVLRGYVSDALFDAGLYCRADDRAEPVIQLAPPLICTQEHFDEVEQILRSVLSEAWTRL, encoded by the coding sequence ATGACCGCGACGGAGAACCCCGCCGCCACCAGGACGCTCGGCGACCGAGCCCGCGACCACCTGTGGTTGCACTTCGCCCAGCACGCCGGCTACGCCGACCGGGAGATCCCGGTGATCACCCGCGGCGAGGGCGCCTACGTCTACGACGAGCGCGGCAAGCGCTACCTCGACGGCCTGGCCGGGCTGTTCGCGGTCCAGGTCGGCCACGGCCGCGAGGAGTTGGCGCTGGCCGCGGCCGAGCAGACCCGCAAGCTCGCCTACTTCCCGCTGTGGTCGCACGCGCACCCCAGCGCCATCGAGCTCGCCGAGCGGATCGCCGCGCAGGCGCCGGGCGAGCTGAACCGGGTCTTCTTCACCGGAGGCGGCGGCGAGGCCGTCGAAACCGCGTGGAAGCTGGCCAAGCAGTACTTCAAGAAGACCGGCAAGCCGACCAAGCACAAGGTGATCAGCCGCTCGCTGGCCTACCACGGCACGTCGCAGGGTGCGCTGTCGATCACCGGCATCCCGGGCGCGAAGCAGGACTTCGAACCGCTGGTGCCCAGCGCCATCAAGGTGCCCAACACCAACTTCTACCGCGCTCCCGAGCACGCCGGCGACTACGAGGCGTTCGGCCGGTGGGCCGCCGACCAGGTCGCGCTGGCCATCGAGATGGAGGGGCCGGACACCGTGGCGGCGGTGTTCCTCGAACCGCTGCAGAACACCGGCGGCTGCTTCCCGCCGCCGCCCGGCTACTGGCAGCGGGTCCGCGAGATCTGCGACGCCTACGACGTCCTGCTGGTCTCCGACGAGGTGATCTGCGCATTCGGCCGCCTGGGGCACGACTTCGGCGCCAACCGCTACGGCTACCAGCCCGACATCATCACCACCGCCAAGGGCCTCACCTCCGGCTACGCGCCGCTGGGCGCGATGATCGCCGACGAACGGCTGATGCGGCCGTTCCTGTCCGGCGGCAGCAGCTTCGCGCACGGCTCGACCTACGGCGGACATCCCGTCTCGTGCGCGGTGGCGATGGCCAACCTCGACGTCATGGAGTCCGAGGACCTCTACGGCCGGGTGCTGTCCAACGAGGCGAACTTCCGCGCCACGCTGGAGAAGCTGCTCGACCTGCCGATCGTCGGCGACGTGCGCGGGCAGGGCTACTTCTACGGCATCGAGCTGGTGAAGGACAAAGCGACCAAGGCGACCTTCACCCCGGACGACGCCGAGCGCGTGCTGCGCGGCTACGTCTCCGACGCACTGTTCGACGCCGGGCTCTACTGCCGCGCCGACGACCGCGCCGAACCGGTGATCCAGCTCGCGCCGCCGCTGATCTGCACCCAGGAGCACTTCGACGAGGTCGAGCAGATCCTGCGCTCGGTGCTGTCGGAGGCGTGGACGCGGCTGTGA
- a CDS encoding ABC transporter substrate-binding protein — MTPPPAPSARLPRLGRRGFLAGVSGVVATGLAAGLTACGGGSSQAPAEGLAPSAGFPVSIPNRYGTAQIASAPRQIVTLGITDHDVLLPLGVVPAGLTAWGPWPAGVGPWVEPMLGGQRPKVFGSEVDVEGVIAQTPDLMIALQSALTQDQYNRLSSFNPVLAQPPGTIDYGVDWRVQAETIGKAVGRQADVQRLISETQSRIDRTRAENPLFAGRTHVTVRTDSAGTYAAYTKADARTRLLEQLGLRLSPAIEAMDSKGRFNVKVSKEQVSLLDADVVIVTTAKPTDVEAVRKDPLLNNLGAAKRGALVVLDDYDLTMALGSATVSSIPFALDRLTPKLVDALS, encoded by the coding sequence ATGACTCCTCCACCAGCACCCAGCGCCCGCCTTCCCCGACTGGGCAGGCGCGGGTTCCTGGCAGGCGTCTCCGGCGTCGTCGCGACCGGGCTCGCCGCCGGACTCACCGCCTGCGGGGGCGGTTCCTCGCAGGCCCCCGCCGAAGGGCTGGCGCCGAGCGCGGGATTCCCGGTCAGCATCCCCAACCGCTACGGCACCGCGCAGATCGCCTCCGCCCCGCGGCAGATCGTCACGCTCGGCATCACCGACCACGACGTGCTGCTGCCGCTGGGCGTGGTGCCTGCCGGGCTGACCGCGTGGGGACCGTGGCCCGCCGGCGTGGGGCCGTGGGTTGAGCCGATGCTCGGCGGTCAGCGGCCGAAGGTGTTCGGCAGCGAGGTCGACGTCGAAGGCGTGATCGCCCAGACCCCGGACCTGATGATCGCGCTGCAGAGCGCGCTGACCCAGGACCAGTACAACCGGCTCAGCAGCTTCAACCCGGTGCTCGCGCAGCCGCCGGGCACCATCGACTACGGGGTCGACTGGAGGGTGCAGGCCGAGACGATCGGGAAGGCCGTCGGCAGGCAGGCCGACGTGCAGCGGCTGATCTCCGAGACCCAGTCGCGCATCGACCGCACCCGCGCCGAGAACCCGCTGTTCGCCGGCCGCACGCACGTCACGGTGCGCACCGACTCGGCGGGCACCTACGCCGCCTACACCAAGGCCGACGCGCGCACGCGCCTGCTGGAACAGCTCGGCCTGCGGCTCTCGCCCGCCATCGAGGCGATGGACAGCAAGGGCAGGTTCAACGTCAAGGTCAGCAAGGAGCAGGTCTCGCTGCTCGACGCCGACGTGGTGATCGTCACCACGGCCAAGCCGACCGACGTCGAGGCTGTGCGCAAGGACCCGCTGCTGAACAACCTGGGCGCGGCCAAGCGGGGCGCGCTGGTCGTGCTCGACGACTACGACCTGACCATGGCGCTGGGCTCGGCGACGGTCTCCAGCATCCCGTTCGCGCTCGACCGGCTCACGCCGAAGCTCGTCGACGCGCTGAGCTGA
- a CDS encoding Lrp/AsnC family transcriptional regulator, whose protein sequence is MSKLIIEQLQEDGRRSYAAIGKAVGLSEAAVRQRVQRLLDSGMVQIVAVTDPLQLGFLRQAMIGVKVSGDAQRVADELAEIEEIEYVVVTAGSFDVLVEVVCRDDDQLLEVINRRIRSLDAVTGTETFVYLKLRKQTYAWGTLR, encoded by the coding sequence CTGTCCAAGCTGATCATCGAGCAGCTGCAGGAGGACGGCCGCCGCTCGTACGCGGCCATCGGCAAGGCCGTGGGCCTGTCCGAGGCCGCCGTGCGCCAGCGGGTCCAGCGGCTGCTCGACTCCGGGATGGTGCAGATCGTCGCGGTGACCGATCCGCTCCAGCTCGGCTTCCTGCGCCAGGCGATGATCGGGGTCAAGGTCTCCGGTGACGCGCAACGGGTCGCCGACGAGCTCGCCGAGATCGAGGAGATCGAGTACGTCGTGGTCACCGCCGGGTCCTTCGACGTGCTCGTCGAGGTGGTGTGCCGCGACGACGACCAGCTGCTGGAAGTGATCAACCGGCGCATCCGCAGCCTGGACGCCGTCACGGGCACCGAGACCTTCGTCTACCTCAAGCTCCGCAAGCAGACCTACGCCTGGGGCACGCTGCGCTGA
- the pdhA gene encoding pyruvate dehydrogenase (acetyl-transferring) E1 component subunit alpha, which yields MAETATRSKPASRGGAKTRRATAPVRGTGKTRFAGESPELLRDYFQQMTLIRRFEERAAQGYTQAKIGGYCHLNLGEEATVVGLMTALRKTDILFTNYREHGYAIAKGIEPGRVMAELYGRTTGTSKGWGGSMHMFDVEAGLLGGYGIVGGQIPLATGAALAIDYRGGDQVVMCQMGDGTTNIGAFHESLNIAALWNLPVVFVVINNYLGMGTTVEKSSAESELYKRAVAYNMHGERVDGNDVLAVRDVATRLVERARETGAPALLEATSQRLKGHSVVDPAKYRSEEDNAKARAADPVFNFRAQLIEAGVLDEDGAAEIEQKAQADADAAVAFADDSPHPDVSTLFDYTYATPVANDSRRLPADPVF from the coding sequence ATGGCAGAGACGGCTACCCGCAGCAAGCCTGCCTCGCGAGGCGGGGCGAAGACCCGGCGTGCGACCGCCCCGGTGCGCGGCACCGGCAAGACCCGGTTCGCCGGTGAGTCGCCGGAGCTCCTGCGCGACTACTTCCAGCAGATGACGCTGATCCGCCGGTTCGAGGAGCGCGCCGCCCAGGGCTACACCCAGGCCAAGATCGGCGGCTACTGCCACCTCAACCTCGGTGAGGAGGCCACCGTCGTCGGCCTGATGACGGCGCTGCGCAAGACCGACATCCTGTTCACCAACTACCGCGAGCACGGCTACGCGATCGCCAAGGGCATCGAGCCGGGCCGCGTGATGGCCGAGCTCTACGGCCGCACCACCGGCACCTCCAAGGGCTGGGGCGGCTCGATGCACATGTTCGACGTGGAGGCCGGGCTGCTCGGCGGCTACGGCATCGTCGGCGGCCAGATCCCGCTGGCCACCGGTGCCGCGCTGGCCATCGACTACCGCGGCGGCGACCAGGTCGTGATGTGCCAGATGGGCGACGGCACGACCAACATCGGCGCCTTCCACGAGTCGCTGAACATCGCGGCGCTGTGGAACCTGCCGGTGGTCTTCGTGGTCATCAACAACTACCTCGGCATGGGCACCACCGTGGAGAAGTCCTCGGCCGAGTCCGAGCTGTACAAGCGCGCGGTCGCCTACAACATGCACGGCGAGCGGGTGGACGGCAACGACGTCCTGGCGGTGCGCGACGTGGCGACCCGGCTGGTCGAGCGGGCCCGCGAGACCGGTGCGCCGGCGCTGCTGGAGGCCACCAGCCAGCGGCTCAAGGGCCACTCGGTGGTCGACCCGGCCAAGTACCGCAGCGAGGAGGACAACGCCAAGGCCCGCGCCGCGGACCCGGTGTTCAACTTCCGCGCCCAGCTGATCGAGGCCGGTGTCCTCGACGAGGACGGCGCCGCCGAGATCGAGCAGAAGGCCCAGGCCGACGCCGACGCCGCGGTCGCCTTCGCCGACGACAGCCCGCACCCCGACGTGTCGACGCTGTTCGACTACACCTATGCCACCCCGGTGGCCAACGACTCGCGCCGCCTGCCCGCCGACCCGGTCTTCTGA
- a CDS encoding DUF6528 family protein: MGARHPRRKALGLTAVACLTSLIGLSGVAGAAPGTQATDGPIVVTEQASDRILVLEADQAAWDAPRFLWSWKPTRDNGMGEFTGNWGNPDEAKLVERGGRRYLLTTDSKGLAAVVPYPQGTGSYWAADVDARNNPHSIELLPDGNVAVAASTGGWIRVYTASQGPRSTHHAEYPMPGGHGVVWDGERGVLWALGDDHLVVLTIGGTVADPVLTETRKVALPTRHGHDLTPVPGNADLLWVSTGTRVYQYSKSRNAFLDDYPGAGRIDREGVKTVGSDPSTGRVLSTSPQPGHTCTWCTETVQLEQAAGALTLEDAGIYKARWWFATSR, from the coding sequence ATGGGCGCACGACACCCGCGCCGGAAGGCCCTGGGGCTCACCGCGGTCGCCTGCTTGACGAGCCTGATCGGGCTCAGCGGGGTGGCCGGTGCCGCCCCTGGCACCCAGGCCACCGATGGCCCGATCGTCGTCACCGAGCAGGCGAGCGACCGCATCCTGGTGCTCGAGGCCGACCAGGCCGCCTGGGACGCGCCGAGGTTCCTGTGGTCGTGGAAGCCCACGCGGGACAACGGGATGGGCGAGTTCACCGGCAACTGGGGCAACCCCGACGAGGCGAAGCTCGTCGAACGCGGCGGCCGCCGGTACCTGCTCACCACCGACTCCAAAGGCCTGGCCGCCGTCGTGCCCTACCCGCAGGGCACCGGCTCCTACTGGGCCGCCGACGTCGACGCGCGCAACAACCCGCACAGCATCGAACTGCTCCCGGACGGCAACGTCGCCGTCGCCGCCAGCACCGGCGGGTGGATCCGCGTCTACACCGCCTCGCAGGGCCCGCGCAGCACGCACCACGCCGAATACCCGATGCCTGGCGGACACGGCGTGGTGTGGGACGGCGAGCGCGGAGTGCTGTGGGCGCTCGGCGACGACCACCTCGTGGTGCTGACCATCGGGGGCACTGTGGCCGACCCGGTGCTGACGGAGACGCGGAAGGTGGCGCTGCCGACCCGTCACGGCCACGACCTGACCCCGGTCCCCGGCAACGCCGACCTGCTGTGGGTCAGCACCGGCACACGGGTGTACCAGTACTCGAAGTCGCGCAACGCCTTCCTCGACGACTACCCCGGCGCCGGGCGCATCGACAGGGAAGGCGTCAAGACGGTCGGCAGCGACCCTTCGACCGGCCGCGTGCTCTCGACGTCGCCGCAGCCGGGGCACACCTGCACGTGGTGCACCGAAACCGTGCAGCTCGAACAGGCCGCGGGGGCTTTGACCCTGGAGGACGCCGGGATCTACAAGGCCCGCTGGTGGTTCGCCACGTCCCGGTGA
- a CDS encoding APC family permease, producing MSRIDDAQASPARTENLPRVLTVFGGVLLTLSCVTPASSLFIVVPPLVQTQGTGVVLTLVLGALVSLGVACCYSELGTRFPHAGGEYSIVARVLGRGAGWVTFVMSLTMIVVVPPVIALGTADYLSAFVGLDPSLTGAAVMALATATALLDVRSNALVTGIFLGIEVLAAALVAVFGFANAERPVSTLVAPVVPDAAGGSAPFTAGVLLTGLTVGIFTFQGFGSAVYLSEELRDPRRSVARTVICSLLASVLIIVVPTAAVVLGAPTEADLAGADFTAIVESWGGPVLAAFVSLTVAAAILNAVIVMVLQNARVLYASARDRAWPSAVNRALTRLHPRWRSPWVATLAVGLPGAVLAGLADIEALIGVTGVVVAALYLLLAVAALRSRRQRAEHGWRMPLWPVPAVVTIAAICLALANQETTDLLLTGGVVALAGLYYACHLRSRRETHWIISKQS from the coding sequence ATGTCGCGAATCGATGACGCCCAGGCGTCACCGGCCCGGACCGAGAACCTGCCCAGAGTGCTGACCGTGTTCGGCGGCGTCCTGCTGACGCTGTCCTGCGTGACCCCGGCTTCGTCGCTGTTCATCGTCGTGCCGCCGCTGGTGCAGACCCAGGGCACCGGCGTGGTGCTCACCCTCGTGCTCGGCGCGCTGGTCTCGCTCGGCGTCGCGTGCTGCTACAGCGAGCTGGGCACCCGCTTCCCGCACGCCGGCGGGGAGTACTCGATCGTGGCGCGGGTGCTCGGCCGCGGCGCCGGGTGGGTCACCTTCGTCATGAGCCTGACGATGATCGTCGTCGTGCCGCCGGTGATCGCCCTGGGCACGGCCGACTACCTGAGCGCCTTCGTCGGCCTGGACCCGTCGCTGACCGGCGCGGCGGTGATGGCGCTGGCCACCGCGACCGCACTGCTGGACGTCCGCTCCAACGCGCTGGTGACCGGGATCTTCCTCGGCATCGAGGTGCTGGCCGCCGCACTGGTGGCGGTGTTCGGCTTCGCCAACGCCGAACGGCCGGTGAGCACGCTGGTGGCGCCGGTCGTCCCGGACGCCGCGGGCGGGTCCGCGCCGTTCACCGCGGGCGTGCTGCTGACCGGCCTCACCGTCGGCATCTTCACCTTCCAGGGCTTCGGCAGCGCGGTCTACCTGTCGGAGGAACTGCGCGACCCGCGCCGCAGCGTGGCGCGGACGGTGATCTGCTCGCTGCTGGCGTCGGTGTTGATCATCGTGGTGCCGACGGCCGCGGTCGTGCTCGGTGCGCCCACCGAGGCGGACCTGGCCGGCGCCGACTTCACCGCCATCGTCGAGTCGTGGGGCGGACCGGTGCTCGCGGCGTTCGTGAGCCTGACCGTGGCCGCGGCGATCCTCAACGCGGTGATCGTCATGGTCCTGCAGAACGCCCGCGTCCTCTACGCCTCGGCGCGCGACCGGGCGTGGCCGTCGGCGGTCAACCGCGCGCTGACCCGGCTGCACCCCCGCTGGCGCTCGCCGTGGGTGGCGACCCTCGCGGTGGGCCTGCCGGGCGCGGTCCTGGCCGGGCTGGCCGACATCGAGGCGCTCATCGGCGTCACCGGCGTGGTCGTCGCCGCGCTCTACCTGCTGCTGGCGGTCGCGGCGCTGCGGTCGCGGCGGCAGCGGGCCGAGCACGGGTGGCGGATGCCGCTGTGGCCGGTCCCGGCGGTGGTGACGATCGCGGCCATCTGCCTGGCGCTGGCGAACCAGGAGACCACCGACCTGCTGCTGACGGGCGGGGTCGTCGCCCTGGCCGGGCTGTACTACGCCTGCCACCTCCGGAGCCGTCGTGAGACGCACTGGATCATCTCGAAACAGTCGTAA
- a CDS encoding gamma-aminobutyraldehyde dehydrogenase, producing MAGSRVLDNFIDGRWVPAADGRALEVLDPVTDEVQAEQALSGPADVEAAMSAADKAFRDWRRTTPAQRQLALTRIADAVEARAEEVIAVECADTGKPLATTRAEEMPMVLDHLRFFAGAARVLEGRAAGEYMAGHTSFVRREPVGVCAQVTPWNYPLLMAIWKIAPALAAGNTVVLKPSETTPASTLLLAGIASEFLPAGVFNVVTGDRDTGRLLVEHPVPRMASITGSVRAGMEVAGSAARDLKRVHLELGGKAPVLVFDDADIAAAAEGIATAGYFNAGQDCTAATRVLVHDAVHDDFLAALTEQARATRTGASDDPDVLYGPLNSAAQLEKVAGFVDRLPAHATVHCGGERVGDRGYFYAPTVVSGLRQDDEIVQEEVFGPVLTVQRFSDEQDAYDKANAVRYGLASSVWTTDHGRAMRASAELEFGTVWINTHIPLVAEMPHGGFRHSGYGKDLSMYGLEDYTRVKHVMSSLG from the coding sequence ATGGCGGGCAGCCGGGTGCTCGACAACTTCATCGACGGCCGCTGGGTGCCGGCGGCCGACGGGCGTGCGCTGGAGGTGCTCGACCCGGTCACCGACGAGGTCCAGGCCGAGCAGGCGTTGTCCGGGCCTGCCGACGTCGAGGCCGCGATGTCGGCCGCGGACAAGGCTTTCCGCGACTGGCGGCGCACCACGCCCGCGCAGCGCCAGCTCGCGCTGACCCGCATCGCCGACGCCGTCGAGGCGCGTGCGGAGGAGGTCATCGCGGTCGAGTGCGCCGACACAGGCAAGCCGCTGGCGACGACCCGCGCCGAGGAGATGCCGATGGTGCTGGACCACCTCCGGTTCTTCGCCGGGGCGGCGCGGGTGCTGGAGGGCAGGGCCGCGGGCGAGTACATGGCCGGGCACACCTCGTTCGTGCGCCGCGAGCCGGTCGGTGTCTGCGCGCAGGTGACGCCGTGGAACTACCCGCTGCTGATGGCGATCTGGAAGATCGCTCCCGCGCTGGCCGCCGGCAACACCGTCGTGCTCAAGCCGTCGGAGACGACCCCGGCGAGCACGCTGCTGCTCGCCGGGATCGCCTCGGAGTTCCTGCCCGCGGGCGTGTTCAACGTCGTCACCGGCGACCGCGACACCGGGCGGCTGCTCGTGGAGCACCCGGTGCCGCGGATGGCCTCCATCACCGGATCGGTGCGGGCGGGCATGGAGGTCGCCGGGTCGGCCGCCCGCGACCTCAAGCGCGTCCACCTGGAACTCGGCGGCAAGGCCCCGGTGCTGGTCTTCGACGACGCCGACATCGCCGCGGCGGCCGAGGGCATCGCCACCGCCGGGTACTTCAACGCCGGGCAGGACTGCACCGCGGCGACCCGGGTGCTCGTCCACGACGCGGTGCACGACGACTTCCTCGCCGCGCTGACCGAGCAGGCGCGTGCGACGCGGACGGGCGCCTCCGACGACCCCGACGTCCTCTACGGGCCGCTCAACAGCGCGGCGCAACTGGAGAAGGTCGCGGGCTTCGTGGACCGGCTGCCCGCCCACGCGACAGTCCACTGTGGTGGGGAGCGGGTCGGTGACCGCGGGTACTTCTACGCGCCGACGGTCGTCTCGGGCCTGCGCCAGGACGACGAGATCGTGCAGGAGGAGGTCTTCGGGCCGGTGCTGACCGTGCAGCGGTTCAGCGACGAGCAGGACGCCTACGACAAGGCCAACGCCGTGCGCTACGGGCTGGCCTCATCGGTGTGGACCACCGACCACGGGCGGGCGATGCGGGCGAGCGCGGAGCTGGAGTTCGGCACGGTGTGGATCAACACCCACATCCCGCTGGTCGCCGAGATGCCGCACGGCGGCTTCCGGCATTCCGGCTACGGCAAGGACCTGTCGATGTACGGCCTGGAGGACTACACCCGCGTCAAGCACGTGATGTCGAGCCTGGGCTAG
- a CDS encoding pyruvate dehydrogenase complex dihydrolipoamide acetyltransferase — protein MTDIQMPRLSDTMEEGVIANWRKQVGDKVNRGDVVAEIETDKALMELEAYDDGVLEKVLVGEGETVPIGTPIAVLGDGSGAAAAEAPASAPAPAAEPAEPAAAEPAESASAAPAASAAPAQAQAQPAAVPAEPGAKPKASPLAKAVAKDLGVDISTVTGTGPGGRIIRADIEAAASAAPAPAASAAEQAPAAPAAPAVAQAGEDVEEIPLSNIRKVTAKRLTESKQTAPHFYLTSAVDVTDLVAFRADLNERLQAAGGPKVSINDLIVKAVATALKANPTLNVSFGGDKILQHKRINLGVAVAIDSGLVVPVIPDADRKSVSEIAAEGREKAGRAREGKLKLDEMTGGTFTISNLGMFGIEHFSAVINPPEAGILAVGATKDEVQVRDGEFVARKIMRMTLSADHRAVDGAVGAVFMQQLTALLEDPLRIIA, from the coding sequence ATGACTGACATTCAGATGCCGAGGCTCTCCGACACCATGGAGGAGGGCGTCATCGCCAACTGGCGCAAGCAGGTCGGCGACAAGGTGAACCGCGGCGACGTGGTGGCCGAGATCGAGACCGACAAGGCCCTCATGGAGCTGGAGGCCTACGACGACGGCGTGCTGGAGAAGGTGCTCGTCGGCGAGGGCGAGACGGTGCCGATCGGCACCCCGATCGCCGTCCTCGGCGACGGTTCGGGTGCGGCCGCCGCCGAGGCCCCGGCCTCGGCTCCCGCTCCGGCCGCCGAGCCGGCGGAGCCGGCCGCGGCCGAGCCGGCGGAGTCCGCCTCCGCCGCGCCCGCTGCCTCGGCCGCTCCCGCACAGGCTCAGGCGCAGCCGGCCGCCGTGCCCGCCGAGCCGGGTGCGAAGCCGAAGGCCTCGCCGCTGGCCAAGGCGGTCGCCAAGGACCTCGGCGTGGACATCTCCACGGTGACCGGCACCGGACCCGGCGGCCGCATCATCCGGGCCGACATCGAGGCCGCCGCGTCGGCCGCGCCCGCCCCCGCCGCGTCCGCCGCCGAGCAGGCGCCCGCCGCACCGGCCGCCCCGGCCGTCGCGCAGGCCGGCGAGGACGTCGAGGAGATCCCGCTCAGCAACATCCGCAAGGTCACCGCGAAGCGGCTCACCGAGAGCAAGCAGACCGCGCCGCACTTCTACCTGACCAGCGCGGTCGACGTCACCGACCTGGTGGCGTTCCGGGCCGACCTCAACGAGCGGCTGCAGGCGGCCGGCGGGCCGAAGGTCAGCATCAACGACCTGATCGTCAAGGCGGTCGCCACCGCGCTGAAGGCCAACCCGACGCTGAACGTCTCCTTCGGCGGCGACAAGATCCTCCAGCACAAGCGGATCAACCTCGGTGTCGCGGTCGCGATCGACTCCGGTCTGGTCGTGCCGGTGATCCCCGACGCCGACCGCAAGAGCGTCTCGGAGATCGCCGCCGAGGGCCGCGAGAAGGCGGGCCGGGCGCGCGAGGGCAAGCTCAAGCTCGACGAGATGACCGGCGGCACCTTCACCATCTCGAACCTGGGCATGTTCGGCATCGAGCACTTCTCGGCCGTGATCAACCCGCCGGAGGCGGGCATCCTCGCGGTCGGTGCCACCAAGGACGAGGTGCAGGTGCGCGACGGCGAGTTCGTGGCCCGCAAGATCATGCGGATGACCCTGTCGGCCGACCACCGCGCCGTCGACGGCGCGGTCGGCGCGGTCTTCATGCAGCAGCTCACCGCGCTGCTGGAGGACCCGCTCCGCATCATCGCCTGA